A section of the Burkholderia mallei ATCC 23344 genome encodes:
- the hflK gene encoding FtsH protease activity modulator HflK, with product MRALLSINDPRWGRGGNGDKPRANESKRPNGRDDGPPDLDEMWRNFNRRLSGWFGGKGGGNNGFRPDNGRDARVGVGIVAGVLIAIYLGSGIFIVQDGQTGVVLRLGQYKGSVGDGVHWRLPYPFESHEIVDTAQVRSIEIGRNNVVRLANVKDASMLTRDADIVDVRFAVQYRVGSPTDYLFHAVDPERSVSQAAQAAVREIVGARRADEVLAQDRDALRDALSKAIQRDLDRYRTGLVVTGVTVQSVSPPEQVQAAVDDIAKARQDSEAAKNAAQAYASELLPRAQGDAAKMVDDAKSYAERVVAQAEGDAERFKQVYAQYSKAPAVIRERMYLETMQEIYSNTTKVYVGNKAGNSVLYLPLDKIVEAGRQRAAEAASAGVAPPASGAQAPAPASAAAAASAPRVAAPAAASPASGSDSRSREALRSRSRTDDLQ from the coding sequence ATGCGCGCCTTGCTGTCGATCAACGATCCCCGCTGGGGACGCGGCGGCAACGGCGACAAGCCGCGCGCGAACGAGTCGAAGCGCCCGAACGGGCGCGACGACGGCCCCCCGGATCTCGACGAAATGTGGCGGAACTTCAACCGTCGCCTGAGCGGCTGGTTCGGCGGCAAGGGCGGCGGCAACAACGGCTTTCGTCCCGACAACGGGCGCGACGCGCGCGTCGGCGTCGGCATCGTCGCGGGCGTGCTGATCGCGATCTATCTCGGCAGCGGCATCTTCATCGTCCAGGACGGCCAGACGGGCGTCGTGCTGCGCTTGGGCCAATACAAGGGCTCGGTCGGCGACGGCGTCCATTGGCGTCTGCCGTATCCGTTCGAATCGCACGAGATCGTCGACACCGCGCAGGTGCGCTCGATCGAGATCGGCCGCAACAACGTGGTGCGGCTCGCGAACGTGAAGGACGCGTCGATGCTCACGCGCGACGCCGATATCGTCGACGTGCGCTTCGCCGTTCAATATCGGGTCGGGTCGCCCACCGACTATCTGTTTCACGCCGTCGATCCCGAGCGCAGCGTATCGCAGGCCGCGCAGGCGGCGGTGCGCGAGATCGTCGGTGCGAGGCGCGCGGACGAGGTGCTCGCGCAGGATCGCGACGCATTGCGCGACGCGCTTTCGAAAGCGATCCAGCGCGACCTCGACCGCTACCGCACGGGCCTCGTCGTGACGGGCGTGACCGTGCAAAGCGTTTCGCCGCCCGAGCAGGTGCAGGCCGCCGTCGACGACATCGCGAAAGCGCGTCAGGACAGCGAGGCCGCGAAGAACGCCGCGCAGGCGTATGCAAGCGAATTGCTGCCGCGCGCGCAGGGCGACGCGGCGAAGATGGTCGACGACGCGAAGTCGTACGCCGAGCGCGTCGTCGCGCAGGCCGAGGGCGACGCGGAACGCTTCAAGCAGGTCTACGCGCAGTACTCGAAGGCGCCCGCGGTGATCCGCGAGCGGATGTATCTCGAGACGATGCAGGAGATCTATTCGAACACGACGAAGGTGTACGTCGGCAACAAGGCGGGCAACAGCGTGCTGTATCTGCCGCTCGACAAGATCGTCGAGGCGGGCCGCCAGCGTGCCGCCGAGGCCGCGAGCGCCGGCGTCGCGCCGCCCGCGAGCGGCGCGCAAGCGCCCGCGCCGGCGTCGGCCGCAGCCGC
- the hflX gene encoding GTPase HflX, whose translation MINAALVGIDFGKTDFEASLEELSLLASSAGAHPAVTLTGRRSSPDAALFVGSGKADELRLACEANDVEIVIFNHALAPAQQRNLERVLNRRVIDRTSLILDIFAQRARSHEGKLQVELAQLQYLATRLIRAWTHLERQKGGIGLRGPGEMQLETDRRLIGERIKMLKSRLDKLRRQHHTQRRQRARSGTLSVSLVGYTNAGKSTLFNALTKAQAYAADQLFATLDTTSRRVYLGDEVGQIVVSDTVGFIRELPHQLVAAFRATLEETIHADLLLHVVDASSAVRLEQIEQVNDVLREIGADSIRQILVFNKIDAVPELAARGGAVERDEYGNISRVFLSARTGQGLDSLRAAIAEIATAEHLVGAAPLDGAPALPHEDHPVSEHGR comes from the coding sequence TTGATCAACGCAGCGTTAGTCGGCATCGATTTCGGCAAGACCGATTTCGAAGCCAGTCTCGAAGAACTCAGCCTGCTCGCCTCCAGCGCGGGCGCCCATCCCGCCGTCACGCTGACGGGCCGCCGCTCCAGCCCCGACGCCGCCTTGTTCGTCGGCAGCGGCAAAGCCGACGAACTGCGGCTTGCCTGCGAAGCGAACGACGTCGAAATCGTCATCTTCAATCACGCGCTCGCACCCGCCCAGCAACGCAATCTGGAGCGAGTGCTTAATCGGCGCGTCATCGATCGTACGAGCCTCATTCTCGACATCTTCGCGCAGCGCGCGCGCAGCCACGAAGGCAAGCTGCAGGTCGAGCTCGCGCAGCTGCAGTACCTCGCGACCCGCCTGATTCGGGCCTGGACCCACCTCGAGCGGCAAAAGGGTGGCATCGGCTTGCGCGGCCCCGGCGAGATGCAGCTCGAAACCGACCGCCGACTGATCGGCGAGCGCATCAAGATGCTGAAATCGCGGCTCGACAAGCTGCGCCGCCAGCATCACACGCAGCGCCGGCAGCGCGCGCGCAGCGGCACGCTGTCGGTGTCGCTCGTCGGCTATACGAACGCGGGCAAGTCGACGCTGTTCAATGCGCTGACGAAAGCGCAGGCGTATGCGGCCGACCAGCTGTTCGCGACGCTCGACACGACGTCGCGGCGCGTGTATCTCGGCGACGAGGTCGGGCAGATCGTCGTGTCCGATACCGTCGGCTTTATTCGCGAGTTGCCGCACCAGCTCGTCGCGGCGTTCCGCGCGACGCTCGAGGAGACGATTCACGCGGATCTGCTGCTGCATGTGGTCGATGCGTCGAGCGCGGTGCGGCTCGAGCAGATCGAGCAAGTGAACGACGTGCTGCGCGAAATCGGGGCGGATTCGATCCGCCAGATTCTCGTGTTCAACAAGATCGACGCGGTGCCCGAGCTCGCGGCCCGCGGCGGCGCGGTCGAGCGGGACGAGTATGGTAATATTTCGCGCGTCTTTTTGAGCGCGCGCACGGGCCAGGGTCTGGATTCGCTGCGTGCCGCCATCGCCGAGATCGCTACCGCGGAACATCTTGTCGGCGCCGCGCCGCTCGACGGCGCGCCGGCGCTACCACACGAAGACCACCCGGTTTCCGAACACGGGCGCTGA
- the hfq gene encoding RNA chaperone Hfq — MSNKGQLLQDPFLNALRKEHVPVSIYLVNGIKLQGNIESFDQYVVLLRNTVTQMVYKHAISTVVPARPVNFHPDAEAAS; from the coding sequence ATGAGCAACAAAGGGCAATTGTTACAAGACCCGTTTTTGAACGCACTGCGTAAAGAGCACGTGCCGGTTTCGATCTATCTCGTGAACGGCATCAAGCTCCAAGGGAACATCGAATCGTTCGACCAGTACGTCGTGTTGCTCCGGAACACGGTTACCCAGATGGTTTACAAGCACGCCATTTCGACGGTCGTGCCGGCGCGTCCGGTGAACTTCCACCCGGATGCGGAAGCAGCGTCCTAA
- the der gene encoding ribosome biogenesis GTPase Der, whose amino-acid sequence MKPVIALVGRPNVGKSTLFNRLTRSRDALVADLPGLTRDRHYGEGRVGARPYLVVDTGGFEPVAKDGILHEMARQTRQAVEEADVVVFIVDGRNGLAPQDKSIADYLRKTGRPIFLVVNKAEGMKYTAVASDFYELGLGDPRAISAAHGDGVNDMINEALEVAYAGEPQESEEAAAARGIKIAIVGRPNVGKSTLVNTLIGEDRVIAFDMPGTTRDSIYVDFERNGKHYTLIDTAGLRRRGKVFEAIEKFSVVKTLQSISDANVVILLLDARQDISDQDAHIAGFVVEQGRALVVGVNKWDGLDPHVRERTKADLARKLKFLEFAKFHFISAAEKTGIGALMRSVDDAYAAAMKKLPTPKLTRALIEAVEFQQPRRRGPVRPKLRYAHQGGQNPPIIVIHGNALDAVTETYKRYLENRFRETFSLTGTPLRIEFRSSTNPYADKD is encoded by the coding sequence ATGAAACCGGTCATTGCCCTCGTTGGGCGCCCCAATGTGGGGAAATCCACGCTGTTCAACCGGCTCACGCGCTCGCGCGATGCGCTGGTCGCCGATCTGCCCGGCCTCACGCGCGATCGCCATTACGGCGAGGGGCGGGTTGGCGCACGGCCGTACCTCGTCGTCGACACGGGCGGCTTCGAGCCCGTCGCGAAGGACGGCATCCTGCACGAGATGGCGCGCCAGACGCGCCAGGCGGTCGAGGAGGCGGACGTCGTCGTGTTCATCGTCGACGGCCGCAACGGCCTCGCGCCGCAGGACAAGTCGATCGCCGATTATCTGCGCAAGACCGGCCGGCCGATCTTCCTCGTCGTCAACAAGGCCGAGGGGATGAAATACACGGCGGTCGCGTCGGATTTCTACGAGCTCGGCCTGGGCGATCCGCGCGCGATCTCGGCCGCGCACGGCGACGGCGTGAACGACATGATCAACGAGGCGCTCGAAGTCGCGTACGCGGGCGAGCCGCAGGAGAGCGAGGAGGCCGCCGCCGCGCGCGGCATCAAGATCGCGATCGTGGGCCGGCCGAACGTCGGCAAGTCGACGCTCGTCAACACGTTGATCGGCGAAGACCGCGTGATCGCGTTCGATATGCCCGGCACGACGCGCGATTCGATCTACGTCGACTTCGAGCGCAACGGCAAGCACTACACGCTGATCGACACGGCGGGCCTGCGCCGGCGCGGCAAGGTGTTCGAGGCGATCGAGAAGTTCTCGGTCGTGAAGACGTTGCAGTCGATCTCCGACGCGAACGTGGTGATTCTTCTGCTCGATGCGCGCCAGGATATTTCCGATCAGGACGCGCACATCGCGGGCTTCGTCGTCGAGCAGGGCCGCGCGCTCGTCGTCGGCGTGAACAAATGGGACGGGCTCGATCCGCACGTGCGCGAGCGGACGAAGGCGGATCTCGCGCGCAAGCTGAAATTCCTCGAGTTCGCGAAGTTCCATTTCATCTCGGCCGCGGAGAAAACCGGCATCGGCGCGCTGATGCGTTCGGTCGACGACGCCTACGCGGCCGCGATGAAGAAGCTGCCGACGCCGAAGCTCACGCGCGCGCTGATCGAGGCGGTCGAGTTCCAGCAGCCGCGCCGCCGCGGCCCGGTGCGGCCGAAGCTGCGCTATGCGCACCAGGGCGGACAGAATCCGCCCATCATCGTGATCCACGGCAACGCGCTCGACGCCGTGACGGAAACGTACAAGCGCTATCTCGAGAATCGCTTTCGCGAAACTTTCTCGCTGACGGGCACTCCATTGCGCATAGAGTTCCGCTCGTCGACGAACCCGTACGCCGACAAGGACTGA
- the bamB gene encoding outer membrane protein assembly factor BamB, with protein sequence MNLLKRYAAPVACAAAVLVFAACSSTKDARRVPTPLTEFKPVLDVQQVWTASVGKGGRYSFSPVAVGDAVYVAGANGSVEKIDAKTGQQVWRTKIGSDLSAGVGSDGNLTAVGALKGGVFVLGPDGKQLWKATVQGEIFSPPLVGNGLVIVRTIDGQVIAFAAQTGEQKWTYRNRAVPLNLRVSAGMTFAGDAAVLAGFPGGGLVALNLQTGEPFWQTPVSFPKGVTEVERINDVTGAPTLVGAETCAVTFQGQLGCFDANSGRPLWEKPFSSRSGVAQDDTVVVGGDDWSVVSAYDVATGKALWRNDKLKSRDVGVPYLLGHAVVLGDYKGFVHFLSRDDGTFVARMKTDGSAIAAAPVLAGNTLVVLTQDGGVYGFRPR encoded by the coding sequence ATGAATCTGCTGAAACGTTACGCTGCACCCGTTGCCTGCGCGGCGGCCGTCCTGGTTTTCGCGGCCTGTTCGTCAACGAAGGACGCGCGCCGCGTGCCGACGCCGCTCACCGAGTTCAAACCCGTGCTCGACGTGCAGCAGGTGTGGACGGCGAGCGTCGGCAAGGGCGGCCGCTACTCGTTCTCGCCCGTCGCGGTGGGCGACGCCGTGTATGTCGCCGGCGCGAACGGTTCGGTCGAGAAGATCGACGCGAAGACGGGCCAGCAAGTCTGGCGTACGAAGATCGGCTCGGACTTGTCGGCGGGCGTCGGCAGCGACGGCAACCTGACCGCGGTCGGCGCGCTGAAGGGCGGCGTGTTCGTGCTCGGCCCGGACGGCAAGCAGTTGTGGAAAGCCACCGTGCAAGGCGAGATCTTCTCGCCGCCGCTCGTCGGCAACGGTCTCGTGATCGTGCGCACGATCGACGGCCAGGTGATCGCGTTCGCCGCGCAGACGGGCGAGCAGAAGTGGACTTACCGCAACCGCGCGGTGCCGCTGAACCTGCGCGTGTCGGCCGGCATGACGTTCGCGGGCGACGCCGCGGTGCTCGCGGGCTTCCCGGGCGGCGGCCTCGTCGCGCTGAACCTGCAGACGGGCGAGCCGTTCTGGCAGACGCCCGTGTCGTTTCCGAAAGGCGTGACCGAAGTCGAGCGGATCAACGACGTGACGGGCGCGCCGACGCTCGTCGGCGCCGAGACGTGCGCGGTGACGTTCCAGGGGCAGCTCGGCTGCTTCGATGCGAACTCGGGCCGCCCGTTGTGGGAAAAGCCGTTTTCGAGCCGCAGCGGCGTCGCGCAGGACGATACGGTCGTCGTGGGCGGCGACGACTGGTCGGTCGTGTCGGCTTACGACGTCGCGACGGGCAAGGCGCTCTGGCGCAACGACAAGCTGAAGAGCCGCGACGTCGGCGTGCCGTACCTGCTCGGCCACGCGGTCGTGCTCGGCGACTACAAGGGCTTCGTGCATTTCCTGTCGCGCGATGACGGCACGTTCGTCGCCCGGATGAAGACGGACGGCAGCGCGATCGCCGCCGCGCCCGTGCTTGCCGGCAACACGCTCGTCGTCCTGACGCAGGACGGCGGCGTATACGGTTTCCGTCCGCGCTAA
- a CDS encoding tetratricopeptide repeat protein: MSYHDEQESIESLKAWWARWGNLTTWVAIAVLAAAAAWNGWNYWQRRQATQAAVLYEQAQQAVRSNDKAKISRVASDMEDKFGGTAYAQMTALEAAKALYGAGDAAGAKAQLQWAADHAKDDEYKQIAKLRLASLLLDEKAYDAGLALLSGTPSDAFKGAVADRRGDLLAAQGKSDDAKAAYKLALDALPKDDASARQLVQFKLDALGG, encoded by the coding sequence ATGAGTTATCACGACGAACAAGAATCGATTGAAAGCCTGAAGGCGTGGTGGGCCCGGTGGGGCAATCTGACGACCTGGGTCGCGATCGCCGTTCTCGCCGCCGCGGCCGCGTGGAACGGCTGGAACTACTGGCAGCGCCGCCAGGCGACGCAGGCGGCCGTGCTCTACGAGCAGGCGCAGCAGGCCGTCCGGTCGAACGACAAGGCGAAGATCTCGCGCGTCGCATCCGACATGGAAGACAAATTCGGCGGCACCGCATATGCGCAGATGACGGCGCTCGAGGCGGCGAAGGCGCTGTACGGCGCGGGCGATGCGGCGGGCGCGAAGGCGCAACTGCAGTGGGCCGCGGATCATGCGAAGGATGACGAGTACAAGCAGATCGCGAAGCTTCGCCTCGCCTCGCTGCTGCTCGACGAGAAAGCGTACGACGCGGGCCTCGCGCTGCTGTCGGGCACGCCGTCCGATGCGTTCAAGGGCGCCGTCGCCGATCGCCGCGGCGATCTGCTCGCCGCGCAGGGCAAGAGCGACGATGCGAAAGCGGCGTACAAGCTCGCGCTCGACGCGCTGCCGAAGGACGACGCATCCGCGCGTCAACTCGTGCAGTTCAAGCTCGACGCGCTCGGCGGCTGA
- the hisS gene encoding histidine--tRNA ligase gives MTEQKRKLEKLTGVKGMNDILPQDAGLWEFFEATVKSLLRAYGYQNIRTPIVEHTQLFTRGIGEVTDIVEKEMYSFVDALNGENLTLRPENTAAVVRAAIEHNMLYDGPKRLWYLGPMFRHERPQRGRYRQFHQVGVEALGFAGPDADAEIIMMCQRLWDDLGLTGIKLEINSLGLAEERAAHRVELIKYLEQHVDKLDDDAQRRLYTNPLRVLDTKNPALQEIVRNAPQLIDFLGDVSRAHFDGLQQLLKANNLPFTINPRLVRGLDYYNLTVFEWVTDKLGAQGTVAAGGRYDPLIEQLGGKPTAACGWAMGVERILELLKEEHLVPEQEGVDVYVVHQGDAAREQAFIVAERLRDTGLDVILHCSADGAGASFKSQMKRADASGAAFAVIFGEDEVANGTVSVKPLRGTGAEGEKNVQQSVPVESLTEFLINAMVATAEDGDD, from the coding sequence ATGACAGAACAAAAGCGAAAGCTCGAGAAGCTGACGGGCGTGAAGGGCATGAACGACATCCTCCCGCAGGATGCCGGCTTGTGGGAATTCTTCGAGGCGACGGTGAAGTCGCTGCTGCGCGCATACGGCTATCAGAACATCCGCACGCCGATCGTCGAGCATACGCAGCTCTTCACGCGCGGCATCGGCGAGGTGACCGACATCGTCGAAAAGGAGATGTACAGCTTCGTCGATGCGTTGAACGGCGAGAACCTGACGCTGCGCCCCGAGAACACCGCGGCCGTCGTGCGCGCGGCGATCGAGCACAACATGCTGTATGACGGCCCGAAACGCCTGTGGTATCTCGGGCCGATGTTCCGCCACGAGCGCCCGCAGCGCGGCCGTTATCGCCAGTTCCATCAGGTCGGCGTCGAGGCGCTCGGCTTCGCGGGCCCGGACGCGGACGCGGAAATCATCATGATGTGCCAGCGCCTGTGGGACGATCTCGGCCTCACCGGCATCAAGCTCGAGATCAACTCGCTCGGTCTCGCCGAGGAGCGCGCCGCGCACCGCGTCGAGCTCATCAAGTATCTCGAGCAGCACGTCGACAAGCTCGACGACGACGCGCAGCGCCGCCTCTACACCAACCCGCTGCGCGTGCTCGACACGAAGAATCCGGCGCTGCAGGAGATCGTGCGGAACGCGCCGCAGCTGATCGATTTCCTCGGCGACGTGTCGCGCGCGCACTTCGACGGCTTGCAGCAGCTGCTGAAGGCGAACAACCTGCCGTTTACGATCAATCCGCGGCTCGTGCGCGGGCTCGACTACTACAACCTGACCGTGTTCGAGTGGGTGACCGACAAGCTCGGCGCGCAGGGCACGGTCGCCGCGGGCGGCCGCTACGATCCGCTGATCGAGCAGTTGGGCGGCAAGCCGACCGCCGCGTGCGGCTGGGCGATGGGTGTCGAGCGCATCCTCGAGCTCCTGAAGGAAGAGCACCTCGTGCCGGAGCAGGAAGGCGTCGACGTGTACGTCGTCCATCAGGGCGACGCGGCGCGCGAGCAGGCGTTCATCGTCGCCGAGCGTCTGCGCGACACCGGCCTCGACGTGATCCTGCATTGCAGCGCGGACGGCGCGGGCGCGAGCTTCAAGTCGCAGATGAAGCGCGCGGATGCAAGCGGCGCGGCGTTCGCGGTGATCTTCGGCGAAGACGAGGTCGCGAACGGCACGGTGAGCGTGAAGCCGCTGCGCGGCACGGGCGCCGAAGGCGAGAAGAACGTTCAGCAGTCCGTGCCGGTCGAAAGCTTGACCGAATTTCTAATCAATGCGATGGTTGCAACCGCCGAAGACGGCGACGACTGA
- the ispG gene encoding flavodoxin-dependent (E)-4-hydroxy-3-methylbut-2-enyl-diphosphate synthase, whose product MQSEAQSPRSSQICSTEPVFGGHAPRRVSHAVDVRWGGTLVTIGGAAPVRVQSMTNTDTADAIGTAIQVKELANAGSELVRITVNTPEAAAAVPAIREQLDRMGVTVPLVGDFHYNGHLLLRDYPDCAQALSKYRINPGNVGQGAKRDSQFAQMIEAAIKYDKPVRIGVNWGSLDQDLLARMMDENGARAEPWEAQSVMYEALIQSAIGSAERAVELGLGRDKIVLSCKVSGVQDLVAVYRELSRRCGFALHLGLTEAGMGSKGIVASTAAIGLLLQEGIGDTIRISLTPEPGAPRTGEVVVGQEILQTMGLRSFAPMVVACPGCGRTTSTLFQELALRIQTYLREQMPVWRSEYPGVEKMNVAVMGCIVNGPGESKHANIGISLPGSGENPAAPVFVDGEKVKTLRGEHIAEEFQQIVSDYVARTYGRAAAQN is encoded by the coding sequence ATGCAATCCGAAGCTCAATCCCCACGCAGCAGTCAGATTTGTTCAACCGAGCCGGTGTTCGGCGGGCATGCGCCGCGGCGCGTGTCGCATGCGGTCGATGTCCGCTGGGGCGGCACGCTCGTGACGATCGGCGGCGCGGCGCCCGTGCGCGTGCAGTCGATGACGAACACCGATACGGCCGACGCGATCGGCACCGCGATCCAGGTGAAGGAGCTCGCGAACGCGGGCTCCGAGCTCGTGCGCATCACCGTGAACACGCCGGAGGCGGCCGCTGCCGTGCCGGCGATTCGCGAGCAGCTCGACCGGATGGGCGTGACGGTGCCGCTTGTCGGCGATTTCCACTACAACGGCCACCTGCTGCTGCGCGACTACCCGGACTGCGCGCAGGCGCTGTCGAAATACCGGATCAACCCGGGCAACGTCGGCCAGGGCGCGAAGCGCGATTCGCAGTTCGCGCAGATGATCGAAGCCGCGATCAAGTACGACAAGCCGGTGCGGATCGGCGTGAACTGGGGCAGCCTCGATCAGGACCTGCTCGCGCGGATGATGGACGAGAACGGCGCGCGCGCCGAGCCGTGGGAGGCGCAGAGCGTGATGTACGAGGCGCTGATCCAGTCGGCGATCGGCTCGGCCGAGCGCGCGGTCGAGCTCGGCCTCGGCCGCGACAAGATCGTGCTGTCGTGCAAGGTGAGCGGCGTGCAGGACCTGGTCGCCGTGTACCGCGAACTGTCACGCCGCTGCGGCTTCGCGCTGCACCTCGGCCTCACCGAGGCGGGCATGGGCTCGAAGGGCATCGTCGCGTCGACCGCGGCGATCGGTCTGCTGCTGCAGGAAGGCATCGGCGACACGATCCGCATCTCGCTCACGCCGGAGCCGGGCGCGCCGCGCACGGGCGAAGTGGTGGTCGGCCAGGAGATCCTGCAGACGATGGGGCTGCGCTCGTTCGCGCCGATGGTCGTCGCGTGTCCGGGCTGCGGCCGCACGACGAGCACGCTGTTCCAGGAGCTCGCGCTGCGGATCCAGACCTACCTGCGCGAACAGATGCCCGTGTGGCGCAGCGAATACCCGGGCGTCGAGAAGATGAACGTCGCGGTGATGGGGTGCATCGTCAACGGCCCGGGCGAGTCGAAGCACGCGAACATCGGCATCAGCCTGCCGGGCTCGGGCGAGAATCCGGCCGCGCCGGTGTTCGTCGACGGCGAGAAAGTGAAGACGCTGCGCGGCGAGCACATCGCGGAAGAGTTCCAGCAGATCGTGAGCGACTACGTCGCGCGCACCTACGGCCGCGCCGCGGCGCAGAATTAA
- a CDS encoding helix-turn-helix domain-containing protein produces the protein MASVAAVGARLAELRRTKGWSVDDVSARLKVAAPKLQALEAGDTSQLPGTTFALGLVRSYAKMLGVDPEPFAQALRREKGVPEVDLSMPASAGTDLPRGRVSIPLGGASRGRPWLWAVAAVVVALVAAAMWRTGGDSSNWLARFKSSGAGEAASAAHAQQEGAASDLPASAAVSGTVMQAGALAASATQSVGGASAGDTAAASVPAAGAAPVVASAAAALSASAPVAAAQPAQGAQQPAASAADGASAAVTAAPGQSVVALKVAQDCWFSVRDKNGKELFSALVRAGETRQVAGDAPLKVTIGNKAGLESVAFDGKPVDPAKYSTARGNVARFALP, from the coding sequence ATGGCGTCGGTCGCGGCGGTGGGCGCGCGGCTCGCGGAGTTGCGACGGACGAAGGGGTGGTCGGTCGACGACGTCTCCGCGCGGCTGAAGGTCGCGGCGCCGAAGCTTCAGGCGCTCGAGGCGGGCGATACGAGTCAGTTGCCGGGCACGACGTTTGCGCTCGGCCTCGTGCGCAGTTACGCAAAGATGCTCGGCGTCGATCCGGAGCCGTTCGCGCAGGCGCTGCGCCGCGAAAAAGGCGTGCCGGAGGTCGATCTGTCGATGCCCGCGTCGGCCGGCACCGATCTGCCGCGCGGCAGGGTGTCGATCCCGCTGGGGGGGGCGTCGCGCGGCCGGCCATGGCTGTGGGCGGTCGCGGCGGTCGTGGTCGCGCTCGTTGCCGCGGCGATGTGGCGTACGGGCGGCGATTCGTCGAACTGGCTCGCGCGCTTCAAGTCGAGCGGCGCGGGCGAAGCCGCGTCGGCCGCGCACGCGCAGCAGGAAGGCGCCGCGTCGGATCTGCCGGCGAGCGCGGCGGTGTCGGGCACGGTCATGCAGGCGGGGGCGCTCGCGGCGTCCGCGACGCAGTCGGTCGGCGGCGCGTCGGCGGGCGACACGGCCGCGGCGAGCGTGCCGGCCGCGGGGGCCGCGCCCGTCGTCGCGAGCGCGGCGGCTGCGTTATCCGCGTCGGCGCCGGTCGCCGCCGCGCAGCCAGCGCAAGGCGCGCAGCAGCCGGCCGCGTCGGCGGCCGACGGCGCGAGCGCAGCCGTCACGGCGGCGCCCGGCCAGTCGGTCGTCGCGCTCAAGGTCGCGCAGGACTGCTGGTTCAGCGTGCGCGACAAGAACGGCAAGGAGCTGTTCTCGGCGCTCGTGCGCGCCGGCGAGACGAGGCAGGTCGCGGGCGACGCGCCGCTCAAGGTCACGATCGGCAACAAGGCCGGGCTCGAATCGGTCGCTTTCGACGGCAAGCCCGTCGATCCGGCAAAATACTCGACGGCTCGGGGCAATGTCGCGCGTTTCGCATTGCCCTGA
- the rlmN gene encoding 23S rRNA (adenine(2503)-C(2))-methyltransferase RlmN: MAGETIVNLLDLDAEGLVAYCGSLGEKAFRAKQLQRWIHQYNAADFDGMTDLAKSLREKLKGRAVIGTPDILSDHVSADGTRKWLINVGNGNAVETVFIPEETRGTLCVSSQAGCAVNCRFCSTGKQGFSRNLSTGEIVGQLRMAEFALRASLGRAPGPNGKAERVITNVVMMGMGEPLLNYSAVVPAMRLMLDDNAYGLSRRRVTLSTSGVVPMMDRLGAELPVALAVSLHAPNDALRDELVPLNKKHPLRELMAACQRYLKVAPRDFITFEYCMLDGVNDTEAHARELLAVTRDVPCKFNLIPFNPFPESGLVRSKTEQIKRFAQVLIDAGVVTTIRKTRGDDIDAACGQLAGAVKDRTRLAERTGASKIIEVRAV, encoded by the coding sequence ATGGCGGGCGAAACCATCGTCAATCTACTCGACCTCGACGCCGAGGGCCTCGTCGCGTACTGCGGCAGCCTCGGCGAGAAGGCGTTTCGCGCTAAGCAGCTGCAGCGCTGGATCCACCAATACAACGCAGCCGATTTCGACGGGATGACCGATCTCGCGAAATCGCTGCGCGAGAAGCTGAAGGGGCGCGCCGTGATCGGCACGCCCGATATCCTGAGCGATCACGTGTCGGCCGACGGCACGCGCAAGTGGCTCATCAACGTCGGCAACGGTAATGCGGTCGAGACGGTGTTCATCCCCGAGGAGACGCGCGGCACGCTGTGCGTGTCGTCGCAGGCGGGGTGCGCGGTCAATTGCCGCTTCTGCTCGACCGGCAAGCAGGGTTTTTCCCGCAATCTGTCGACGGGCGAGATCGTCGGGCAGCTGCGGATGGCGGAATTCGCGCTGCGCGCGTCGCTGGGCCGTGCGCCCGGCCCCAACGGCAAGGCCGAGCGGGTGATCACGAACGTCGTGATGATGGGCATGGGCGAGCCGCTTCTCAATTACTCGGCGGTCGTGCCCGCGATGCGTCTCATGCTCGACGACAACGCGTATGGCCTGTCGCGCCGGCGCGTGACACTGTCGACGTCGGGTGTCGTGCCGATGATGGACCGGCTCGGCGCGGAGCTGCCCGTCGCGCTCGCGGTGTCGCTGCATGCGCCGAACGATGCGCTGCGCGACGAGCTCGTGCCGCTCAACAAGAAGCATCCGCTGCGTGAGCTGATGGCCGCGTGCCAGCGTTACCTGAAGGTCGCGCCGCGCGATTTCATCACGTTCGAGTACTGCATGCTCGACGGCGTCAACGATACCGAAGCGCACGCGCGAGAACTGCTCGCGGTAACGCGCGACGTGCCGTGCAAATTCAATCTGATTCCGTTCAATCCATTCCCGGAATCGGGGCTCGTGCGCTCGAAGACGGAGCAGATCAAGCGCTTCGCGCAGGTTCTGATCGACGCAGGCGTCGTGACGACGATCCGCAAGACGCGCGGCGACGATATCGACGCCGCGTGCGGTCAACTGGCGGGCGCGGTCAAGGATCGCACGCGTCTTGCCGAGCGCACCGGCGCGTCGAAGATTATCGAGGTCCGGGCGGTTTGA